One Fulvitalea axinellae genomic window carries:
- a CDS encoding arylsulfatase: MFLFKRIPRLTCFLVACFFSQVARPQAKKNAPNIILILADDMGYSDLSCYGGEIPTPNIDRLAEEGVQYTRFYNGARCCPSRASILTGVYPHQAGMGLMTYGGPKKNGAYDGRLNTSCVTLAEALKVAGYYTMCSGKWHVGDEPGHWPTDRGFDNYFGLVNGASNYFNLEKAKSEKAKKHTLMLRDANHYFPPKDGFYMTDAITENAVEMISKRKGSEQPFFMYLAYTAPHWPLHAKPEDIAKFKGKYSKGWDKLRQERYGRMVKKGLVDKNWKLPEKPSSIPDWESLSPRQKAEMELKMEIYAAQVYSLDKGIGQVLDLLDKNGMSDNTLVVFLSDNGACAEGGVMGFDSFKNGVPPGGENSFMSYGEAWAWMGNTPFRLYKKNIHEGGIATPMLARWPKGIRKADRIERRYVGHIVDFMPTFLELAGGNYPETYKGHDIIPMAGKSLSRTFRRAKSERGEVLCWEHLGNKGIRSGKWKLVKVKKGKWEFFDMDKDGTETVNLMDKYPSIVSELKDKWTVWAEEVGV, translated from the coding sequence ATGTTTCTATTTAAGAGAATTCCAAGACTAACCTGCTTTTTGGTCGCATGCTTTTTTTCGCAGGTCGCACGTCCCCAAGCCAAAAAAAACGCGCCTAACATCATCCTGATTTTAGCGGACGATATGGGGTATTCGGACCTGTCTTGTTATGGCGGGGAAATACCTACGCCCAACATAGACAGACTGGCGGAAGAGGGAGTCCAGTACACCAGATTTTATAACGGGGCACGTTGTTGTCCTTCCAGGGCGTCCATCCTTACGGGGGTGTATCCCCACCAGGCTGGGATGGGGCTGATGACTTACGGAGGCCCAAAGAAAAACGGCGCTTATGACGGTAGGTTAAATACAAGTTGCGTAACATTGGCCGAAGCCCTAAAAGTAGCGGGATATTATACTATGTGTTCGGGAAAGTGGCATGTGGGAGACGAGCCCGGACACTGGCCCACCGACCGGGGATTTGACAATTATTTCGGCTTAGTGAACGGTGCTTCGAACTACTTTAACCTTGAAAAAGCCAAATCGGAAAAGGCGAAAAAGCACACGCTAATGTTGCGGGACGCCAACCATTATTTCCCGCCCAAGGATGGTTTTTATATGACCGATGCTATTACCGAGAACGCCGTTGAGATGATTAGTAAAAGGAAAGGTTCCGAACAGCCTTTTTTTATGTATCTGGCGTATACGGCGCCACACTGGCCTTTGCACGCAAAGCCTGAAGATATAGCCAAGTTCAAGGGGAAATACTCCAAGGGTTGGGATAAACTACGACAAGAAAGATACGGCCGGATGGTGAAAAAGGGGTTGGTAGATAAAAATTGGAAGCTGCCCGAAAAGCCCTCCAGTATTCCCGATTGGGAAAGTCTTTCGCCTCGGCAAAAGGCTGAAATGGAATTGAAAATGGAAATCTATGCGGCACAGGTTTATTCTCTTGACAAAGGAATCGGTCAAGTATTGGACCTTTTGGATAAAAACGGGATGTCAGACAACACGCTCGTTGTTTTTCTTTCTGATAACGGGGCTTGCGCCGAAGGAGGAGTTATGGGCTTCGATAGCTTTAAGAATGGGGTACCTCCCGGTGGCGAAAATTCGTTTATGAGTTATGGGGAGGCATGGGCTTGGATGGGAAATACACCTTTCCGTCTATACAAGAAGAACATTCACGAAGGCGGAATCGCTACTCCGATGCTGGCCAGATGGCCAAAAGGCATTCGGAAGGCAGACCGTATTGAACGGCGATACGTTGGTCATATTGTTGATTTTATGCCTACTTTTTTGGAATTGGCTGGCGGAAATTATCCTGAAACATACAAAGGACATGACATTATTCCGATGGCTGGAAAGAGCTTATCAAGAACCTTCAGGAGAGCGAAGTCTGAAAGAGGAGAGGTGCTGTGCTGGGAGCATTTGGGGAACAAAGGGATACGCTCTGGCAAATGGAAATTAGTGAAAGTGAAGAAGGGAAAGTGGGAATTCTTTGATATGGATAAGGATGGAACGGAAACAGTAAACTTGATGGACAAATATCCCTCAATCGTTTCTGAACTGAAAGATAAATGGACAGTTTGGGCAGAAGAAGTAGGAGTTTAA
- the gluP gene encoding glucose/galactose MFS transporter: MSKNENAGTNVLDAPQTKPNYTVPLIAMIVVFFLFGGITNVNGILQPYLEKVFNLSSFQGSLVTFAFFGGFVVSSPLGSKAISKWGHKMALIIGLLGTALGLAVFFTASLVAESALQAGSEVQSSFYLFLLGLFTVGSSVAILQVAANPYISALGDPGTADSRINMAGTFNSLASVLIPMTLGRLLLDKNVLDAISDPQEKLITMVQSIQSPYIGLIIFTVFVAVIYKFVQLPEIASISSSDDSNEQQESPLKYSHMWMGVLAIFFYVGAEVSIAQYLVKLAETQDMTFLTKFIKQSDLVGTYWGMLLVGRFAGIFIMQKIKTHQGLIWTAGPALVLLAIGLMGISGDLTVIAFVLIGLFNSVMWGAIFPLGIAKMGPLTNKASSYMIMGIFGGAIFPMIQGAAADIVGVHMSYGVLILAYGYLFYYAILGHKVKSHPELKEETEAA; encoded by the coding sequence ATGAGCAAGAACGAAAACGCGGGCACCAACGTGCTTGATGCGCCGCAAACAAAACCGAATTACACAGTACCGTTGATCGCCATGATCGTCGTGTTCTTCCTTTTCGGAGGAATCACTAACGTAAACGGTATCCTTCAACCGTACCTTGAGAAAGTTTTTAACCTTTCAAGTTTCCAGGGATCGTTGGTAACATTCGCCTTCTTCGGAGGCTTTGTGGTCAGCTCGCCTTTGGGTTCCAAGGCCATATCTAAGTGGGGACACAAGATGGCCCTCATTATCGGCCTCTTGGGCACGGCCCTTGGTTTGGCTGTATTCTTCACGGCTTCACTCGTTGCCGAATCGGCGTTGCAAGCGGGATCGGAAGTGCAGAGTTCTTTCTACCTTTTCCTATTGGGTCTTTTCACCGTAGGATCTAGTGTAGCCATACTTCAAGTGGCCGCTAACCCTTACATCTCCGCTCTTGGTGATCCAGGCACGGCAGACTCTAGAATCAACATGGCGGGAACTTTCAACTCATTGGCTTCGGTACTTATTCCGATGACTTTGGGCCGTCTGCTTCTCGACAAAAACGTACTTGACGCCATCAGCGATCCGCAGGAAAAGCTGATCACTATGGTACAGTCTATCCAGTCTCCGTACATCGGGCTGATTATTTTCACCGTTTTTGTAGCGGTTATCTACAAGTTCGTTCAGTTGCCTGAAATCGCTTCCATCAGCTCAAGCGACGACAGCAACGAGCAACAGGAAAGCCCGCTGAAATACTCGCATATGTGGATGGGCGTGTTGGCCATTTTCTTCTACGTGGGTGCCGAGGTTAGTATCGCCCAATATTTGGTGAAACTCGCCGAAACTCAGGATATGACTTTCCTTACGAAATTCATCAAGCAGTCTGACTTGGTAGGTACTTATTGGGGAATGCTCTTAGTTGGACGTTTTGCCGGTATCTTCATCATGCAGAAGATCAAAACACACCAAGGCCTTATCTGGACAGCGGGTCCTGCTTTGGTATTGTTGGCCATCGGCCTTATGGGTATCAGCGGAGACTTGACAGTTATCGCTTTCGTACTTATCGGATTGTTCAACTCTGTAATGTGGGGCGCTATCTTCCCATTGGGAATCGCCAAAATGGGTCCATTGACAAACAAGGCTTCAAGCTACATGATCATGGGTATCTTCGGTGGAGCTATCTTCCCGATGATCCAGGGCGCAGCAGCCGATATCGTTGGCGTTCACATGTCATACGGAGTACTTATTCTCGCTTACGGATACCTCTTCTACTATGCCATCCTCGGCCATAAAGTAAAGAGCCACCCTGAGCTTAAGGAAGAAACTGAAGCGGCCTAA
- a CDS encoding DUF6807 family protein, with the protein MNKLMCLIFFFALLNIENAFTQKLSIEEVDGGIRISEGNVPVLVYKTRESSPKAETGPFAFYVHPLYDLDGNILTEEFPKDHIHHRGVFWAWHQVFLGNKNLGDDWLGQDIRKSSVKLRSKANKRMARIVSVVNWKSDKLEDGQPFMREKTTVTAHVAGKGYRFVDFEIELSALSDSLYLGGDKSDKGYGGFSTRVKMPEDIRFSGKQGLVEPKRTAVEAGDWLSVEASFNGKPSGLAIISHQDNPGNPQPWILRKKNSMQNVVWPGKDKVFIPKGKSVKLKYRLVIYEGDLPSEVLTERFL; encoded by the coding sequence ATGAATAAATTAATGTGCCTAATTTTTTTCTTCGCCTTACTAAATATTGAAAACGCTTTTACCCAAAAGCTTTCGATTGAGGAAGTAGATGGAGGAATTCGTATCTCGGAAGGTAATGTTCCTGTATTGGTCTATAAAACCCGTGAAAGTAGCCCAAAGGCTGAAACAGGTCCCTTTGCGTTTTACGTTCATCCGCTGTATGATTTGGATGGAAATATTCTGACAGAAGAATTCCCAAAGGATCATATTCACCATAGAGGAGTTTTCTGGGCTTGGCATCAGGTGTTTTTGGGGAATAAAAACCTTGGGGATGATTGGCTGGGGCAGGATATTCGGAAGAGTTCCGTTAAGTTGAGGTCAAAAGCGAATAAGCGGATGGCTCGCATAGTGTCAGTGGTTAATTGGAAATCGGACAAACTGGAGGACGGACAACCATTTATGCGGGAAAAGACTACTGTAACGGCTCATGTTGCCGGAAAAGGATATCGTTTTGTGGACTTTGAAATTGAGCTGAGTGCTTTGAGTGACAGTTTGTATTTGGGAGGTGATAAAAGCGACAAAGGGTACGGCGGTTTTTCCACCCGAGTCAAAATGCCTGAAGATATTCGGTTCTCTGGAAAACAAGGATTGGTGGAGCCGAAGAGAACAGCAGTAGAGGCTGGCGACTGGTTATCGGTCGAGGCCAGTTTTAACGGAAAACCTTCGGGGCTGGCGATTATTAGTCATCAGGACAATCCCGGAAACCCTCAGCCTTGGATATTGAGAAAGAAAAACAGCATGCAAAATGTAGTGTGGCCAGGTAAAGACAAGGTTTTTATCCCAAAAGGAAAATCGGTGAAGTTGAAATATCGTTTAGTAATTTATGAGGGAGATTTGCCAAGTGAGGTTTTAACCGAAAGGTTCCTGTAA
- the nagB gene encoding glucosamine-6-phosphate deaminase produces the protein MDNSVANRNVPDISFRNCGFSEETRYEKVHSVVVKDSAEGSLAIAQEIADLIREKQAKGENCVLGLATGSSPVKVYDELVRMHKNEGLSFANVITFNLDEYYPMDKEAAQSYWFFMHDHLFNHVDIKPENVNIPDGTLPVEEIRAYGLRYEDKIEAAGGLDFQLLGIGRTGHIGFNEPGSAVNSRTRLITLDHITRVDAAKDFGGIDNVPRKAVTMGVGTILKAKRIVLMAWGQGKSPIVKETVEGEISSSVPATFLQKHENTTFVLDPSASAELKRFRTPWVVGDCEWTEDMKRKAVVWLCEHVGRPILKLTDRDYNDNGMSTLLAEEGSSYSINIRMFNALQRTITGWPGGKPNADDSNRPERATPERKRVIVFSPHPDDDVISMGGTFQRLVEQGHEVHVAYQTSGNIAVNDHDALRFADFVSDYFKASGSSDSGATELFDQIRKDLNAKAQAGEEIDTERVRLIKGLIRRGEAKAASRYCGLKDENIHHLDLPFYETGRVKKDPIGPADVKIVADLIKEVKPHQIYCAGDLADPHGTHKVCLDAIFEAIEQIKSEEFMNDCWVWLYRGAWHEWDIHEIEMAVPISPDELYKKRQAIFFHQSQKDGVVFQGEDDREFWQRAEERNRNTAKAYNELGLPEYEAIEAFRRYHF, from the coding sequence ATGGATAATTCTGTTGCGAATCGCAATGTTCCGGACATTAGTTTCCGCAACTGCGGATTTTCTGAGGAAACACGCTACGAAAAGGTTCATTCCGTAGTAGTAAAGGACTCAGCGGAAGGCTCGCTGGCTATCGCCCAAGAAATCGCTGACCTGATCCGCGAGAAACAGGCGAAAGGCGAAAACTGCGTGCTTGGTTTGGCCACGGGATCATCGCCCGTAAAGGTCTATGACGAGCTGGTTCGTATGCACAAGAACGAAGGCCTTAGCTTCGCTAACGTGATCACCTTCAACCTTGACGAGTATTATCCGATGGACAAGGAGGCAGCGCAAAGCTACTGGTTCTTTATGCATGACCACCTGTTCAACCATGTTGACATCAAGCCTGAGAACGTGAACATTCCTGACGGCACTTTGCCTGTAGAGGAAATCCGCGCTTACGGTTTGCGTTACGAAGACAAAATCGAAGCCGCCGGCGGACTCGACTTCCAGCTTCTAGGAATCGGACGTACGGGACACATCGGTTTCAACGAGCCGGGTTCCGCGGTTAACTCTCGCACAAGGCTCATCACCCTCGACCACATCACCCGTGTGGACGCGGCTAAAGACTTTGGCGGAATCGACAACGTTCCGCGTAAAGCGGTCACTATGGGCGTAGGCACCATCCTGAAGGCCAAGCGCATCGTACTGATGGCTTGGGGACAAGGAAAATCGCCTATCGTTAAGGAAACTGTAGAGGGAGAAATCAGCTCTTCGGTACCGGCCACTTTCCTCCAAAAACACGAAAACACTACTTTCGTACTCGATCCTAGCGCTTCCGCCGAACTCAAGAGATTCAGAACTCCATGGGTTGTGGGCGACTGCGAGTGGACTGAGGATATGAAAAGAAAAGCGGTGGTTTGGCTCTGCGAGCACGTAGGACGCCCAATCCTCAAACTTACCGACCGCGACTATAACGACAACGGAATGTCCACTTTGTTGGCCGAAGAAGGTTCTTCGTACAGCATCAACATCCGTATGTTCAACGCCCTTCAGCGTACTATCACTGGCTGGCCGGGCGGAAAACCAAACGCCGACGACAGCAACCGCCCAGAGCGCGCCACACCGGAGCGTAAGCGGGTAATCGTATTCAGCCCACACCCGGACGACGACGTGATCTCTATGGGTGGCACTTTCCAGCGCCTTGTAGAACAAGGACACGAAGTTCACGTGGCTTACCAAACTTCGGGCAACATCGCCGTAAACGACCACGACGCTCTGCGTTTCGCCGACTTCGTTAGCGATTACTTCAAAGCTTCAGGTTCATCGGACAGCGGAGCTACCGAGCTTTTCGACCAAATCAGAAAAGACCTCAACGCAAAAGCGCAAGCCGGCGAAGAAATCGATACGGAAAGAGTACGCCTTATCAAAGGACTTATCCGTAGAGGTGAAGCCAAGGCGGCATCGCGTTACTGCGGTCTGAAAGACGAAAACATCCACCACCTCGACCTTCCGTTCTACGAGACTGGCCGAGTGAAGAAAGACCCTATCGGACCGGCCGACGTTAAGATCGTGGCCGATTTGATCAAAGAAGTGAAACCTCACCAAATCTACTGCGCCGGCGACTTGGCCGATCCGCACGGAACTCACAAGGTTTGTCTCGACGCCATTTTCGAAGCGATCGAGCAAATCAAGAGCGAGGAATTCATGAACGATTGCTGGGTATGGCTCTACAGAGGAGCTTGGCATGAATGGGACATCCACGAAATCGAGATGGCCGTGCCGATTAGCCCGGACGAACTTTATAAGAAAAGACAAGCGATTTTCTTCCACCAGTCACAGAAAGACGGCGTAGTTTTCCAAGGCGAAGACGACCGCGAATTCTGGCAAAGAGCTGAAGAAAGAAACCGCAACACAGCGAAAGCTTACAACGAGCTCGGACTTCCTGAGTACGAAGCGATCGAGGCTTTCAGAAGATATCATTTTTAG